In Halichondria panicea chromosome 13, odHalPani1.1, whole genome shotgun sequence, one genomic interval encodes:
- the LOC135346348 gene encoding uncharacterized protein LOC135346348, whose product MAESLVQAAAQSAGGPNLQDLDETGSQEPESDGFFVKEFFWDKIVVLLATSIIGLTALDILTELLRGGSGVVCFIPEDLNLSDDQSEYVSSFCSRSVPDAQYVPIFVLIHGVLITAWHYIWKSSFSAQFDYFFSLTSHLSRFRDELTGEYPLKNLRIINRLETEFCTYRRSSILRWYQVKLVSQLVTAIVSILLSFLVFNDFNVDFTCKWRDPNDGMITNVPCIFASLRLFFLVRIFDTILLGLIIIVTLLAFLWTFVRHTVELGYKKVAKFSFCGGISPEHYLPKRLLSTRGITQLFVPKMKNDFDFLLLALYKTDSGLAHIFKEGQVEREKSVFFETEIRYLTSYDYIDEENELADKKMAPRWIVPHAAKTTFQTVEVDRPMVLPGDIAGVVMGMGVRAPCNKYALSVSFGSEGFSPALARVFNHVGAINFDPEYKNKEEPIVVTKSPANMTLFRCHQDIFSLSTAQNNQFSIQTDEGIWDKGYKTDYMVVGPVQSKEHLSTLTKLIKRFRYYFSENSVLLVVVPKEIEGKKTKFIAFKPPVKLFQPLAHSVAISPERLKWPPSPIETGSKNTTLSLACGSATCTFDLKLYRFITEEEEESDVSDSESSEEEGPPGKGDKEPPREGDKEPLLEESGGPTSAAAGKGSPQLLKKQLNTADTNVEIEMEP is encoded by the exons ATGGCTGAAAGCCTTGTTCAAGCTGCTGCTCAATCAGCAGGTGGTCCTAACCTCCAAGATTTGGACGAGACTGGAAGCCAGGAGCCTGAGAGTGATGGATTCTTTGTAAAAGAGTTCTTTTGGGACAAGATAGTGGTACTCCTTGCCACTTCAATCATTGGACTTACTGCTTTGGACATTCTCACTGAGCTACTCAGAGGGGGTAGTGGAGTTGTGTGTTTTATTCCAGAGGACCTCAATTTGTCAGATGATCAGTCAGAGTATGTGAGCAGCTTCTGCTCTCGAAGTGTCCCAGATGCTCAATATGTTCCTATATTTGTCTTGATTCACGGCGTACTAATCACTGCCTGGCACTACATCTGGAAATCAAGTTTCTCAGCTCAGTTCGATTATTTTTTCTCTCTAACGAGCCATTTATCTCGATTCCGTGACGAGTTAACTGGAGAGTATCCGCTCAAGAATCTCCGAATAATCAACCGGCTTGAAACGGAGTTCTGCACTTATCGGAGAAGCAGTATTCTTCGCTGGTACCAAGTGAAACTAGTCTCTCAATTAGTCACAGCGATTGTTTCTATTCTACTGTCATTTCTTGTCTTCAACGACTTCAATGTGGACTTTACATGCAAATGGAGAGACCCTAATGATGGAATGATTACAAACGTCCCATGTATATTCGCATCTCTTCGTCTGTTTTTCCTAGTGCGTATTTTTGATACGATACTTCTCggactgataattattgtgacgCTGTTGGCATTTTTGTGGACTTTTGTGAGGCATACAGTTGAATTAGGCTACAAAAAGGTAGCGAAGTTCTCGTTCTGTGGTGGGATAAGCCCGGAACATTATCTGCCGAAACGGCTACTGTCTACAAGAGGAATAACTCAACTATTCGTGCCAAAGATGAAGAATGACTTTGACTTCCTGCTGTTGGCTCTGTACAAGACGGACAGTGGCCTGGCGCACATATTCAAGGAAGGACAAGTGGAGAGGGAGAAAAGTGTATTCTTTGAGACAGAGATCCGTTATCTTACAAGTTATGACTACATTGACGAAG AGAACGAGCTAGCTGACAAGAAGATGGCACCCAGGTGGATAGTACCCCATGCCGCTAAAACCACATTCCAGACTGTGGAAGTTGATAGACCCATG GTGCTACCTGGAGACATAGCTGGTGTGGTGATGGGAATGGGTGTTCGTGCTCCTTGCAATAAGTATGCTCTGAGTGTGTCTTTTGGAAGTGAGGGATTCTCTCCAGCCTTGGCCAGAGTGTTTAATCAT GTTGGAGCAATCAACTTTGACCCTGAGTACAAGAACAAAGAGGAGCCGATTGTGGTGACCAAATCTCCTGCTAACATGACACTGTTTCGCTGCCATCAAGACATCTTCAGCCTGAGCACAGCACAAAACAACCAGTTCTCTATCCAGACAGACGAGGGAATATGGGATAAAGGGTATAAAACAGATTACATGGTGGTGGGCCCAGTACAAAGCAAGGAGCATCTAAGCACAC TAACCAAGTTGATAAAGAGGTTTCGGTACTACTTCTCGGAAAATTCTGTTTTACTGGTTGTGGTTCCCAAGGAAATTGAGGGGAAAAAGACAAAATTCATCGCCTTCAAGCCACCTGTAAA GCTCTTTCAACCACTCGCCCACTCGGTCGCAATATCCCCTGAACGGTTGAAGTGGCCCCCCTCCCCCATAGAGACTGGCTCTAAGAACACAACCCTCTCACTTGCCTGTGGATCAGCTACCTgcacctttgacctcaaacTATACAG GTTTATTACAGAGGAGGAAGAGGAGTCTGATGTTTCGGACAGTGAGAGCTCTGAGGAAGAGGGACCCCCTGGAAAGGGAGACAAAGAGCCCCCCAGGGAGGGAGACAAAGAGCCGCTGTTGGAGGAGAGTGGTGGTCCTACGTCAGCAGCAGCTGGTAAAGGAAGTccacagctgctcaagaagcaACTAAACACTGCTGATACAAACGTAGAGATTGAAATGGAACCATAG
- the LOC135346347 gene encoding uncharacterized protein LOC135346347 has protein sequence MSFLQDSIGSNKAEELDDSNKEDGIKPREFFWDNIVLFVVSSIIGLAAIDVVTEFIRGGDVSCFSPQGVELSEAQGAYINSFCAGSLPSGAYIPAFMVIHAVLITLPHYLWLNHYGGNFDFFFQLASSLKRLREKGEHVHENLVIVNQLETTFSTYGRNAIFTFYVLKLIAQLFFSLIGIGFVIGFFFQSFDSNFMCPRDFDNSTEDQFWPLETDVVCVFEALGLLQTLWWAEIALLAFVVLGLFWALIWCLSTHSSELGAKAVAQFSFQSGLAPTFYVPSVPAPRWLRRCFTSLPWVSGSGPRIRSDLDFLLLKLYRTDNGLGHVFREVQIEKEIKTLADDDQRRLHLHSSKQGNLKADNAYERKKDLRDRQQDEQDLKWKFSKVAMKKGVYRDFKTLPSTQQLVLTDTMRGAVIGFGQRAPHSKNAVSISFGDTGYAPALGRVFGRVASLNFSPDFNPESEDEVVNVTQYRTSMVSLLFPENILSSPTSDFNMFVDKLRTIWVPPGTNPNFSSTSFIVVGPIPKEKDFSITTVDLLFEHIYGCLEQDAVLLTVHPLEIAGKNVRDSFLSYEPNKPHFVPLKQAPPMVTSEETEWPARKSTLEATTETSFASGATPSISVATPTSGQVAVQVLQPQQSDKYAKLSSLPPPHMDDHPYEFPVTVWSGGTEVRVQFSTYRYTNNPSVRRPKKFEPPPKEEPTPLKTMPTLEAKSDEKKDVVPKEKNVNLQA, from the exons ATGAGTTTCTTACAGGATTCCATTGGCAGTAACAAAGCAGAGGAGCTGGATGACTCTAACAAAGAAGATGGGATCAAGCCCAGAGAGTTTTTCTGGGACAACATTGTTCTGTTTGTGGTCTCTTCAATCATTGGACTTGCAGCCATTGATGTTGTCACTGAGTTTATTCGAGGGGGTGATGTCTCTTGCTTCTCTCCACAAGGTGTGGAGTTGAGTGAAGCACAAGGGGCCTACATCAACAGCTTCTGTGCCGGGTCCCTACCCTCGGGAGCCTATATTCCTGCCTTTATGGTTATTCATGCCGTACTCATCACCCTGCCACACTATCTCTGGCTCAATCACTATGGCGGAAATTTCGATTTCTTCTTCCAATTGGCCTCGTCTCTGAAACGACTCCGCGAGAAAGGAGAGCATGTCCACGAGAATTTAGTGATTGTGAATCAACTCGAAACCACGTTCAGTACTTACGGACGCAACGCCATATTCACATTCTATGTTTTAAAACTAATAGCCCAGTTGTTTTTCTCTTTGATTGGTATTGGTTTTGTTATCGGTTTTTTCTTTCAAAGCTTCGATTCGAACTTCATGTGCCCTAGAGACTTTGACAATTCTACTGAGGACCAATTTTGGCCATTAGAGACagatgttgtgtgtgtgtttgaggcaTTGGGACTGTTGCAGACGCTCTGGTGGGCCGAGATAGCACTCCTTGCTTTTGTAGTGTTAGGTTTATTCTGGGCTCTCATCTGGTGTCTAAGTACCCACTCAAGTGAACTGGGAGCCAAGGCAGTTGCTCAATTCTCATTCCAATCCGGCCTAGCCCCCACCTTCTATGTCCCCTCTGTCCCAGCACCTCGCTGGCTGCGTCGATGCTTCACCTCACTACCATGGGTATCTGGTTCAGGTCCCAGGATACGGTCAGACCTCGACTTCCTCCTCTTGAAGCTGTATCGAACAGACAATGGCCTCGGACATGTCTTCAGAGAGGTGCAGATTGAGAAAGAGATTAAAACACTGGCTGATGATGACCAGAGGAGACTGCACCTTCATTCATCCAAGCAGGGGAATCTCAAGGCTGACAATG CTTATGAGCGTAAGAAGGACTTGAGGGACAGGCAGCAAGATGAGCAAGACCTCAAGTGGAAGTTCTCCAAGGTGGCTATGAAGAAGGGTGTGTATAGAGACTTCAAAACGTTACCCAGCACCCAGCAACTG GTACTGACTGACACTATGAGGGGAGCAGTTATTGGTTTTGGACAGAGAGCTCCTCACAGTAAGAATGCTGTCTCTATTTCGTTTGGTGACACTGGTTATGCTCCAGCCTTGGGCAGAGTTTTTGGTAGA GTAGCCTCGCTGAACTTTAGCCCTGACTTCAATCCAGAGAGTGAGGATGAGGTGGTGAATGTGACGCAGTATAGGACCTCCATGGTGTCCCTACTCTTCCCAGAGAATATCCTCTCCAGCCCAACCAGCGACTTCAATATG TTTGTGGACAAGTTGCGGACCATCTGGGTACCACCTGGCACCAACCCTAACTTCAGTAGCACCAGCTTTATCGTTGTGGGACCCATTCCAAAAGAAAAGGATTTCAGCATCACTACtg TTGATCTCCTCTTTGAACACATCTACGGATGTCTGGAACAAGACGCTGTGCTGTTGACTGTCCACCCTCTGGAGATTGCTGGCAAGAATGTGAGGGACAGCTTCCTCAGCTACGAGCCTAACAAGCCTCA CTTTGTACCTTTGAAGCAAGCTCCACCTATGGTTACTAGTGAGGAGACTGAGTGGCCTGCTAGAAAGAGTACCCTGGAGGCAACAACGGAAACATCCTTTGCCAGTGGAGCCACACCCTCTATTagtgtagccacacccaccagtgGTCAAGTAGCCGTGCAGGTTCTTCAACCACAACAGTCTGACAAATATGCAAAATTGTCAAG ccTCCCTCCCCCCCATATGGATGACCATCCTTATGAGTTCCCAGTTACTGTGTGGTCCGGTGGAACAGAGGTCAGAGTGCAGTTCTCTACCTATCGCTACACCAATAATCCTTCAGTGAGACGACCCAAAAAGTTTGAGCCGCCCCCAAAGGAAGAGCCCACACCTCTTAAGACCATGCCCACATTGGAGGCTAAAAGTGACGAGAAGAAAGATGTCGTACCTAAAGAGAAGAATGTGAACTTGCAAGCTTAA
- the LOC135346350 gene encoding very long chain fatty acid elongase 4-like — protein sequence MEEATSFTNEVAVLLKNPANFYNIVMENSDPRVKDWLWMQSPFPTWGLILLYILFVIYGPKFMKNRQPLEMKPLLFVFNAAIVVLYVYLTKEYIMGVLDARYNWICQPVVYSYEPEHMRIASALWWYYFSKFIEFFDTVFFILRKKDKQVTFLHVYHHASMFFLWWIGIKWVAGGQSVWGALINSFVHVVMYSYYALSCLGPSIQKYLWWKKHITHLQLLQFSLAIMHAIHSLYIDCNFPKWMHYTLIGYAISFIILFTNFYIQTYIKKGKKQAVAKDTHAVSNGHLTKKDQ from the exons ATGGAAGAAGCGACATCCTTCACCAATGAGGTAGCTGTCCTCCTCAAGAACCCAGCGAACTTCTACAACATTGTCATGGAGAATAGTG ATCCTCGAGTGAAGGACTGGCTATGGATGCAGTCGCCCTTCCCCACCTGGGGCCTCATTCTGCTCTACATTCTGTTTGTGATCTACGGGCCCAAGTTTATGAAGAACAGACAGCCGCTTGAGATGAAGCCGCTCCTCTTTGTATTCAACGCAGCCATTGTTGTGCTCTATGTCTACCTCACCAAAGAA TACATAATGGGAGTGCTAGACGCTCGCTACAACTGGATCTGTCAACCCGTGGTATACTCCTATGAGCCGGAACACATGAGG ATTGCCAGCGCTCTTTGGTGGTACTATTTCTCAAAGTTCATCGAGTTCTTTGATACT GTATTCTTTATTCTGCGAAAGAAAGACAAGCAAGTCACTTTCTTGCACGTCTATCACCATGCATCCATGTTTTTCCTGTGGTGGATCGGTATCAAGTGGGTGGCTGGCGGACAAT CTGTGTGGGGTGCACTCATTAACTCGTTTGTGCACGTGGTCATGTATTCCTACTATGCTCTGAGCTGTCTCGGCCCAAGCATCCAAAAATACCTCTGGTGGAAAAAGCACATCACTCATCTGCAGTTG ctgcagtTCAGTCTGGCCATCATGCATGCCATCCACTCTCTCTACATTGACTGCAACTTCCCCAAATGGATGCACTATACTCTCATTGGTTATGCTATATCGTTCATCATCCTCTTCACCAACTTCTACATTCAAACGTATATAAAGAAAGGAAAGAAACAGGCAGTAGCCAAGGACACACACGCTGTCAGCAATGGTCATCTGACTAAGAAAGACCAATAA
- the LOC135346345 gene encoding mitochondrial intermediate peptidase-like, translating into MLSRIISLFPRRTTTSSYGFLHIAHTMKLHSTTGAKAMNHDPDSRQSTGLFNLREFSTPDGFTTSTQIALFESKSLVNDIIACDPNITVVQKMDKLSNTLCNVADLGECIRQLHPNPDMVQKAQEACMAIGNYVEELNTNPHLYNAIKALMNSKQYDSFDDVTKCTAKSFLHDFEINGIHLESSKRDKVVKLSNSILDMSYQFHYNASLPVLIPKEICLPQLVKYFYEHKGYVHIDHVPHYNTNSELRALSYLIFYGPNTTQETLLVNLLDARRELATLVGYPTFAHRVLKSSMARDPATVMEFLDTLNQKIMPLAMAEVSEMVKLKQEMKPAQKDPNAIRPWDISVVTAERQKESKLLDLQSVRSYFSLDDCISGLNTIFTALFGIRLESVPVKSGEVWDQKVLKLAFVHDTEGVIGYTYADLFSRHGKIASDCHFTIRGGCELQRGDGSTTYQLPVITLCCSIDNSPLSQHSVENFFHEMGHALHSMLGRSKYQNVTGTRCSTDFAEVPSILMEFFLNDSRILSTFARHYQTRDSISQDHIKSFQFSNHFFPAYETQIQILHAALDQSVHSQPLKTGETVLDRYALLHSKYSPIDYIPNTTTISRFNHFYSYAAKYYSYLWSRAVASLIWKSCFADDPFSPESGAKYREMLRHGGGVHPSTLVTDLLGYEPSISDLVNALHENVIEKRTKVNTL; encoded by the exons ATGCTGTCTAGGATCATCAGCTTGTTCCCAAGGCGTACTACTACAAGCAGCTATGGATTCCTGCATATAGCGCATACCATGAAGCTCCACTCCACTACTGGCGCTAAGGCTATGAATCATGATCCAGACAGCAGGCAATcaacag GCTTGTTCAACCTCAGAGAATTCTCCACGCCAGACGGTTTCACCACCTCCACCCAGATAGCTCTGTTTGAATCGAAAAGTCTCGTAAATGACATCATCGCTTGTGATCCAAATATCACTGTGGTACAGAAAATGGACAAACTATCGAACACTTTGTGCAATGTTGCTGATTTGGGCGAGTGTATTCGGCAACTACACCCGAATCCTGATATGGTACAGAAAGCACAGGAAGCCTGTATGGCTATTGGCAACTATGTAGAGGAATTGAACACTAATCCCCACTTGTACAACGCCATCAAGGCACTGATGAACAGTAAGCAATACGATTCCTTCGATGATGTCACGAAATGCACGGCCAAAAGTTTCCTTCACGATTTCGAGATAAATGGCATTCACCTTGAGAGCTCAAAACGCGACAAAGTGGTCAAACTTAGTAACTCGATTCTAGACATGAGCTACCAGTTCCATTACAACGCATCACTACCTGTTTTGATACCCAAAGAGATTTGTCTGCCCCAACTAGTCAAGTATTTCTATGAACATAAAGGCTACGTTCATATCGATCACGTCCCTCACTACAACACCAACTCTGAGCTACGAGCACTAAGTTACCTAATCTTTTACGGTCCTAATACAACACAAGAGACGCTATTAGTGAACTTACTCGATGCACGACGAGAGTTGGCCACACTGGTAGGGTACCCCACCTTTGCTCACCGTGTACTCAAATCCTCAATGGCTCGTGATCCAGCTACAGTCATGGAGTTTCTCGATACATTAAATCAGAAAATTATGCCGCTTGCCATGGCTGAAGTGAGTGAGATGGTCAAGCTTAAGCAAGAAATGAAACCAGCACAAAAAGACCCTAATGCCATAAGACCATGGGATATATCTGTTGTCACAGCTGAACGCCAAAAAGAATCTAAATTACTTGATCTACAATCTGTTCGAAGCTACTTCTCTCTGGATGATTGCATCTCTGGATTGAACACCATCTTCACAGCCTTGTTTGGAATCAGACTGGAATCCGTCCCAGTCAAAAGCGGAGAAGTGTGGGATCAAAAGGTTTTGAAGCTAGCATTTGTTCACGACACAGAAGGAGTAATTGGGTACACGTATGCAGATTTGTTCTCACGACATGGAAAAATAGCTTCTGACTGCCACTTTACCATTCGAGGAGGTTGTGAACTACAGAGGGGTGATGGTTCAACAACTTACCAACTGCCTGTGATCACACTATGTTGCAGCATCGACAACAGCCCACTCTCACAACATTCAGTAGAGAACTTCTTCCACGAAATGGGCCATGCTCTTCACTCTATGCTCGGACGCTCCAAGTACCAGAATGTTACTGGGACTAGGTGTTCCACAGACTTTGCCGAAGTTCCTTCTATCTTAATGGAGTTCTTCTTGAATGATAGTCGCATTCTATCAACGTTTGCCAGGCATTACCAAACAAGAGACTCTATATCCCAGGACCACATCAAGTCGTTCCAATTTTCTAATCATTTCTTCCCTGCGTACGAGACACAGATACAGATACTCCATGCTGCATTGGACCAATCCGTACACAGCCAGCCCCTCAAAACTGGTGAAACTGTACTGGATCGATATGCCCTCTTACACTCCAAGTACTCTCCCATTGACTACATTCCAAACACTACGACCATCTCAAGATTCAACCACTTCTATAGCTATGCTGCCAAGTACTATTCTTATCTCTGGTCTAGGGCAGTGGCCTCTCTGATTTGGAAGTCATGTTTCGCCGATGATCCGTTTTCACCTGAGAGTGGTGCAAAATACAGGGAAATGCTTCGCCATGGAGGGGGGGTTCACCCCTCCACTCTAGTGACTGATTTGTTAGGCTATGAACCATCTATTTCTGACCTTGTTAATGCCCTTCATGAGAATGTAATCGAAAAACGGACAAAAGTAAACACTTTATAG
- the LOC135346351 gene encoding DNA damage-regulated autophagy modulator protein 1-like, with product MPCLERCSNYGLELILVFFGIFMSIGFVITYIIAVQESHVTAFLPYISDTGGKVPESCVFTFVCGVGTIFMLVVLCLRYRHLHHYYHRSMPEMHCLNMTSLIAGLISAVGLLTVGSFQNDNVHTMHFIGAFMAFGSGIIYFWLQSVITVRLWRSRMTPYVGPCMVLTRVFMAGFSTLMLVTTIVTGMYAINEHHKQHNAAGTFFWEAGDGGYAFHVISTGTEWLLALSFVFFFLTFHPDFTRIQLDCSVRLKYDHHTDVIHRPSIISTDDETTPLTI from the exons ATGCCTTGCTTAGAGCGCTGCTCCAACTATGGCCTGGAGCTCATTCTAGTGTTCTTTGGGATCTTTATGAGTATTGGATTTGTGATCAC TTACATCATTGCTGTACAGGAGAGTCATGTCACGGCATTCCTTCCTTACATAAG TGACACTGGAGGGAAAGTCCCTGAGAGTTGTGTGTTCACCTTCGTTTGCGGTGTGGGTACAATATTCA TGTTGGTGGTGTTGTGCTTGCGGTACAGACACTTGCATCACTACTACCACCGAAGTATGCCTGAGATGCACTGTTTGAACATGACCAGTCTAATCGCTGGTCTCATTTCTGCAGTGGGTTTGCTCACAGTAGGCAGCTTTCag aacgaCAATGTACATACTATGCATTTTATCGGAGCATTCATGGCGTTTGGTTCTGGTATTATTTATTTCTGGTTGCAAAGTGTTATCACTGTGCGTCTGTGGAGGTCTCGAATGACTCCCTACGTTGGCCCCTGTATGGTCCTCACCAGAGTCTTCATGGCTGGCTTCTCAACTCTCATGCTTGTTACTA CTATTGTTACTGGTATGTACGCAATCAATGAGCACCATAAGCAACACAACGCTGCAGGAACTTTCTTTTGGGAGGCAGGAGATGGG ggctacGCTTTCCATGTCATCAGCACAGGGACGGAGTGGCTCCTGGCTCTGAGTTTTGTTTTCTTCTTCTTGACCTTCCACCCGGACTTCACTCGGATACAGCTGGACTGCAGTGTGAGACTCAAGTATGACCACCACACTGATGTCATCCATCGACCGTCCATTATAAGTACGGATGatgagaccacaccccttaCAATATGA
- the LOC135346346 gene encoding uncharacterized protein LOC135346346, with the protein MSVTPESTRTISLTSQENNGGIAPGPTPKNEFKRPPPKSTFMSPTDVMVSPCTEKLMQSRRLPHRPWLKNSRPKLPFQSKLADKENVHKAPEKQ; encoded by the exons ATGTCTGTCACTCCAGAGTCAACAAGAACTATTTCTTTGACCTCCCAAGAAAACAATGGCGGTATCGCCCCAGGGCCCACCCCTAAGAATGAATTCAAGAGGCCACCCCCAAA GAGTACTTTCATGAGCCCCACTGATGTGATGGTGTCACCGTGTACCGAGAAACTCATGCAGTCTCGAAGATTACCCCACAGACCATGGCTAAA AAACTCAAGACCCAAGCTCCCATTTCAGTCAAAGCTAGCGGACAAGGAGAATGTTCACAAGGCTCCGGAGAAGCAATAA
- the LOC135346349 gene encoding ETS translocation variant 4-like codes for MASTVTDHRLHEFRDRLEIGLSASNLQGLNMTNEIRPKQDEESVFLTPRSSPYSPNGGVTYIDIPVAFSGLEQHPLPPPPTSPYMNGAGSQEDAAYFNHYHGGSPPYSPPYDNSPLSVNCSSPGSVGSLQMDMCSPPIPCTTSNQFSHFLPQPPTCTSMPYSSCCDPEAKNTACINTLTYHSEHQNWMLSPDSYYNIPAVHIEPSNDLPMGTILDRQLSSSPDLPISYYPPSPQACADLPPSMYHQNIYAENFHPMVPYHAPANIRATPELKPRIPKRAKPQKPPIEVDDSEIKDIPSSAQLWEFTLRVLKKPKYNNMVAWENQKEGLFRFHDAQAFAALWGKHRNRPNMTYDKVARALRYYYKRNIFKQVGGRLTYRFSDRLRKLYHNED; via the exons ATGGCCTCTACAGTGACAGACCACAGATTACATGAATTTCGAGATCGACTCGAAATTGGGCTATCAGCCTCAAACCTGCAGGGATTGAATATGACGAATGAGATCCGACCAAAACAA GATGAAGAGTCTGTTTTTCTGACCCCCAGAAGCAGTCCTTATTCACCAAATG GTGGAGTGACTTATATAGACATACCTGTTGCCTTCTCTGGGCTGGAGCAACACCCTCTTCCACCACCACCCACCTCCCCTTACATGAATGGTGCTGGCTCCCAGGAGGATGCAGCCT ATTTCAATCATTATCATGGTGGCTCCCCTCCCTACTCTCCTCCCTATGACAATTCACCACTCTCTGTGAACTGTAGCTCTCCCGGCTCTGTTGGCAGCCTGCAGATGGACATGTGCAGCCCCCCAATCCCTTGCACCACTTCCAATCAATTCTCCCACTTTCTACCACAGCCTCCTACCTGCACCTCCATGCCTTACTCCTCCTGCTGTGACCCAGAGGCCAAGAATACGGCCTGCATCAACACTCTCACTTATCACTCCGAGCATCAGAACTGGATGCTCTCTCCCGATTCTTATTACAACATCCCAGCTGTCCACATCGAGCCTAGCAATGACCTTCCCATGGGAACCATTCTTGATCGTCAGCTTTCCAGCTCTCCTGATCTGCCGATTTCTTATTACCCACCAAGCCCCCAGGCATGTGCTGATTTGCCGCCTTCTATGTACCACCAGAACATCTATGCTGAAAATTTCCATCCAATGGTACCATACCATGCTCCAGCAAATATAAGGGCTACCCCAGAACTGAAAC CTCGCATTCCAAAAAGGGCTAAACCTCAAAAGCCTCCAATTGAAGTGGATGATTCAGAAATCAAAG ACATTCCAAGCTCTGCTCAACTCTGGGAGTTCACTCTGAGGGTCCTAAAGAAGCCCAAATACAACAACATGGTCGCCTGGGAGAATCAGAAGGAAGGTCTCTTCCGTTTCCACGACGCCCAGGCCTTTGCCGCTCTCTGGGGAAAACACAGAAATCGACCCAACATGACTTACGATAAGGTCGCTAGGGCTCTTCGCTACTATTACAAAAGGAACATTTTCAaacaagttggaggaagacTGACCTACCGTTTCAGCGACAGGCTACGCAAACTCTACCATAATGAAGATTAA